One window of the Triticum dicoccoides isolate Atlit2015 ecotype Zavitan chromosome 3B, WEW_v2.0, whole genome shotgun sequence genome contains the following:
- the LOC119279384 gene encoding (S)-8-oxocitronellyl enol synthase ISY1-like: MLKWWWVGAFGAFMKRRSGRARAAAPPPENVALVVGSTLLDIVGAALLDILPLPDTPGGPWKVYALSRRPLPPWSAALPPAVFHHHLDLADPAAVADALAPLTDISHVFYVTWDPRPTHGEGREANGAMLRNVLSAIVPNCPGLLHVCLQTSRKHYVDLFEPLSGAPLALRPYSEDLPRLDCPDLEDVLLDGLASSRRVTSIFGFSPRSARNAIASLCVYAAICRKEGLVLRWPGSRVAWEGFSDASDAELVAEHALWAAMESNGKNEPFNCSNGDIFKWQQLWPILANQFGVEWTGYPGEDQRFMLEEAMAGKEGVWSEIVNENGLVETELNEITNWGCIDGMINMERENLDTMNKSMEYGFFGFWNKVRFFNTWIDKVKVDKIVP, translated from the coding sequence ATGTTGAAGTGGTGGTGGGTGGGAGCGTTCGGCGCCTTCATGAAGCGCCGGAGcggccgcgcccgcgccgccgcgccgccccccgAGAACGTGGCCCTCGTCGTCGGCTCCACCCTCCTCGACATCGTCGGTGCCGCCCTCCTCGACATCCTCCCGCTCCCCGACACGCCCGGGGGCCCATGGAAGGTCTACGCGCTCTCCCGCCGCCCGCTCCCGCCCTGGTCCGCCGCCCTCCCGCCcgccgtcttccaccaccacctcgacctcgccgaccccgccgccgtcgccgacgccCTCGCGCCCCTCACCGACATCAGCCATGTCTTCTACGTCACCTGGGACCCTCGCCCGACGCACGGTGAGGGCCGCGAGGCCAACGGCGCCATGCTCCGCAACGTCCTCTCCGCTATCGTCCCCAACTGCCCCGGGCTGCTCCACGTCTGCCTCCAGACCAGCCGCAAGCACTACGTCGACCTGTTCGAGCCTCTCAGCGGCGCCCCCCTCGCGCTCCGCCCCTACTCCGAGGACCTCCCGCGCCTCGATTGCCCCGACCTCGAGGACGTCCTCCTCGACGGGCTCGCCAGCAGCAGGCGCGTCACGAGCATCTTCGGCTTCTCCCCACGGAGCGCAAGAAACGCCATCGCCAGCCTCTGCGTCTACGCCGCCATCTGCCGCAAGGAGGGCCTCGTGCTGCGTTGGCCAGGATCCCGCGTCGCCTGGGAGGGCTTCAGCGACGCCTCCGACGCAGAGCTCGTCGCCGAGCACGCACTCTGGGCGGCCATGGAGTCCAATGGCAAGAACGAACCCTTCAACTGCAGCAACGGGGACATCTTCAAGTGGCAGCAGCTATGGCCGATCCTCGCCAACCAATTCGGCGTGGAGTGGACGGGGTACCCGGGGGAGGACCAGCGCTTCATGCTGGAGGAGGCCATGGCCGGGAAGGAGGGCGTGTGGTCGGAGATCGTCAACGAGAACGGGCTCGTGGAGACCGAGCTCAACGAGATCACCAACTGGGGCTGCATCGACGGTATGATCAACATGGAGCGGGAGAACCTGGACACCATGAACAAGAGCATGGAGTACGGATTCTTCGGGTTCTGGAACAAGGTGAGGTTCTTCAATACCTGGATCGACAAAGTGAAGGTTGACAAGA